The genomic stretch AGCTGGGACGACCTGCCGGAACTGCCGCCCGAGGTCATCTACCTGCCCAAGTGGATGCCGCTGAACATCTACTCGTTCGGCTGCTGGGCCCGGCAGACCATCGTGCCGCTGACCGTCGTCGGCGCGCTGCGGCCGGTACGGCCCGCCCCGTTCGGCATCGACGAGCTGCACCTGGACCCGAAGCAGCCCAACCCGCCGCAGCGCAAGGCGTCCATCACCACCTGGGACGGCGTCTTCCAGCGGCTGGACAGCGCGCTGCAGGTCTACCGCCGGCTCTCCCCCCGGGCGGTGCGCCGCAGCGCCATGAACGCCTGCGCCCGCTGGATCATCGAGCGCCAGGAGGCCGACGGCTGCTGGGGCGGCATCCAGCCGCCGGCCGTGTACTCGGTCATCGCGCTGCACCTGCTCGGCTACGAGCTGGACCACCCGGTGCTCAAGGCGGGACTGGAGTCGCTGGATCGTTTCGCCATCTGGCCCGAAGAGGGCGTGCGGATGATCGAGGCGTGCCAGTCCCCGGTGTGGGACACCTGCCTGGCCACCATCGCGCTCGCCGACGCCGGCGTGGCGGCCGACCACCCCGCGCTGGTCCAGGCCGCGGACTGGATGCTGGGCGAGCAGATCACCCGGCCCGGGGACTGGTCCGTGCAGCGCCCGCAGCTCGCCCCCGGCGGCTGGGCCTTCGAGTTCCACAACGACAACTACCCGGACATCGACGACACCGCCGAGGTGGTCCTCGCGCTCCAGCGTGTCGCCCACCCCGATCCGGGCCGGGTCGCCAACGCCATCGAGAAGGCGGTCCGCTGGAACCTCGGCATGCAGTCCCGCAACGGCGCCTGGGGCGCCTTCGACGCCGACAACACCAGCCCCTTCCCGAACCGGCTGCCCTTCTGCGACTTCGGCGAGGTCATCGACCCGCCGTCGGCCGACGTCACCGCCCACGTGGTGGAGATGATGGGCGCCCTCGGCCTGGAGGGCGACCAGCACACCCGTCGCGGCATCGAGTGGCTGCTGTCCGAGCAGGAGGAGAACGGCTCCTGGTTCGGCCGCTGGGGCGTCAACTACATCTACGGCACCGGCTCGGCCGTGCCCGCCCTGGCCTGCGCCGGGCTGGGCGCCGACCACCCGGCGATCCGCCGGGCCGTCGACTGGCTGCACTCCGTGCAGAACGCCGACGGCGGCTGGGGCGAGGACCTGCGCTCCTACTCCGACCTGGAGTGGGCCGGTCGCGGCCACTCCACCCCCTCGCAGACCGCCTGGGCGCTGATGGCGCTGCTGGCCGCCGGCGAGCGGGACAGCGAGTCGGTGGTGCGCGGGGTGCGCTGGCTGACCGACAACCAGCTGGCTGACGGCTCCTGGGACGAGCCGTACTTCACCGGGACCGGCTTCCCCCGTGATTTCTCGATCAACTACCACCTGTACCGTATGGTCTTTCCGCTCACCGCGCTCGGCCGCTACGCGCGGCGCGAGCCCTTCGGCGCGAACCATCGGCCCGGCGGCGACAGCGTCGCCGCCCTCAGCACGCCCAGCACCGCGACGATCGGAAAGGGGGCCTAGTTCGTGGGCCATACCCGACCCCCGCTGCTCGTGGTCTGCGCCCTGCCCGTGGAGCGTTTCGCCCTGCGTCGAGGCGTCGCCAGGAGCACCGCGGACCACCCGGTCACCGTGCTGCACACCGGCATGGGGCCCAAGGCCGCGGAAGGGGCCGTCGCCCAGGCCCTCAAGGACCCGGCGCTGCACGGGGCCTCCGTCCTGACCACCGGCTTCTGCGCCGGGCTCGCGCCCGGCATGCGGCCGGGTGACGTCGTCGTCTCCGACGACGGGCACGAGAGCGCGGCGCTCGCCGCCGCGCTCAAGACCGCCCTCCAGGACGGCCCGCGCCGGCGGTACCCCGCCGTGCACACCGGAACGCTGGCGGAATCCGACCATGTCGTGCGGGGCGCCGAGCGCTCCGCACTCGCGGCGACGGGTGCCATCGCCGTGGACATGGAGTCGGCCGCCATGCGGCGCGCCGCCCTCGCCGCGGGGGCGTGCCGCATCGCGGCGGCCCGCGTCGTCGTCGACACGCCCGAGTTCGAACTCGTCCGTGTCGGAACGCTTCGCACCGGGATCATCGCATTCCGGGTGCTGAGAGATCTTGTTCCCGCCTTTCTCGATTGGCACCGCACTACCACGCTCCCCCGGAGGTGAGCTCTCGATGGCCATGCCGCTCCGTCAGACCGTCCGCGTCGCGTCGTACCTCTTCGAACAGAAAATGGTCCGGCGTCGCGAAAAGTTCCCGCTCATCGTCGAGCTCGAACCCCTCTTCGCCTGCAACCTGAAATGCGAGGGCTGCGGGAAGATCCAGCACCCCGCCGGTGTCCTGAAGCAGCGCATGCCGGTGGCCCAGGCCGTCGGCGCCGTGCTGGAATCGGGTGCGCCGATGGTGTCGATCGCCGGCGGCGAGCCGCTCATGCACCCGCAGATCGACGAGATCGTCCGTCAGCTCGTGGCGAAGAAGAAGTACGTCTTCCTCTGCACGAACGCCCTGCTGATGCGTAAGAAGATGGACAAGTTCACACCGTCTCCTTACTTTGCTTTTACCGTCCACATCGACGGCCTGCGCGAACGGCATGACGAGTCGGTCGCCAAGGAGGGCACCTTCGACGAGGCCGTGGCCGCGATCAAGGAGGCCAAGCGGCGCGGCTTCCGGGTCACGACCAACTCGACCTTCTTCAACACGGACACCCCGCAGACCATTGTCGAGGTTCTCAACTTCCTCAACGACGACCTCCAGGTCGACGAGATGATGCTCTCGCCCGCGTTCGCCTACGAGAAGGCGCCCGACCAGGACCACTTCCTGGGTGTCGAGCAGACCCGGGAGCTCTTCCGCAAGGCGTTCAGCGGCGGCAACCGCGGCAAGTGGCGCCTCAACCACAGCCCGCTCTTCCTGGACTTCCTGGAGGGCAAGGCGGACTTCCCCTGCACCGCGTGGGCGATCCCGAACTACTCCCTGTTCGGCTGGCAGCGCCCCTGCTACCTGATGAGCGACGGATACGTGCCCACGTACCAGGAGCTGATCGACAAGACCGACTGGGACAAGTACGGCCGCGGCCGCGACACCCGCTGCGACAACTGCATGGCGCACTGCGGCTACGAGCCGACCGCCGTGCTGGCCACGATGGGTTCCCTGAAGGAGTCCATCCGCGCCGCCCGGGAGACCGTCGCCTCCAACCGCGTGAAGTGACCGGCGGAGCGACCGCCTGAAGTGGCCGCCTGAAGCGGTCACGGACGGGAAGACGGGGTACGAGCCACCACCGGCACCGGCGTCCACTGCCGGTGCCGGTGGCTGGCGTTCCTCCGACCCCGCACCGCACGCGCCGCCACCGGCCCGGCCGAGGCCGACGACCCACCGAACACCCGGCAGGAACGAGGTCCACCCATGTCGTTGCTGGAGAACATCAAGGGCCCGCGCGACCTGAAGGCTCTGCCCGAGGGGCGGCTGGACGAACTGGCCGCCGACATCCGCCACTTCCTGGTCCAGGCGGTCGCCAGGACCGGCGGCCACCTCGGCCCCAACCTGGGCGTGGTGGAGCTGACCATCGCGCTGCACCGGGTCTTCGACTCGCCCGCCGACCGCGTCCTGTGGGACACGGGCCACCAGAGCTACGTGCACAAACTCCTGACGGGGCGCCAGGACTTCTCCAAGCTGCGCGCCAAGGGCGGCCTGTCCGGCTACCCCTCGCGCGAGGAGTCCGAGCACGACGTCATCGAGAACAGCCACGCCTCCACCGTGCTCGGCTGGGCCGACGGCCTGGCCAAGGCCAACCAGCTGCACGGCAACGGACGGCACGTGGCCGCGGTGATCGGCGACGGCGCGCTCACCGGGGGCATGGCCTGGGAGGCGCTGAACAACATCGCCGCCGCCCGCGACCGCCCGCTGATCATCGTCGTCAACGACAACGAGCGCTCCTACGCCCCCACCATCGGCGGTCTGGCCAACCACCTCTCCATCCTGCGCACCACGGACGGCTACGAGCGCGCCCTGTCCTGGGGCAAGCAGCTGCTCCAGCAGACCCCCGTCATCGGCCAGCCGCTGTACGAGTCGCTGCACGGCGCCAAGAAGGGCTTCAAGGACGCCTTCGCGCCGCAGGGGATGTTCGAGGACCTGGGGCTGAAGTACCTCGGCCCGATCGACGGCCACGACATCGCGGCGGTGGAGTCGGCGCTGCGCCGCGCCCGCCGCTTCGGCGGCCCGGTGCTGGTCCACTGCCTGACCGAGAAGGGCCGCGGCTACTCGGCCGCCGAGCAGGACGAGGCCGACCACTTCCACGCCGTCGGCGCCATCGACCCGGAGACCGGGCGGCCTCTGGCGCCCTCGGCCGGGCCGTCGTGGACCTCCGTCTTCGGCGACGAGATGGTCCGGATCGGGCGGGAGCGCGAGGACGTCGTCGCCATCACGGCCGCGATGCTCCAGCCGGTCGGACTGGGCCCGTTCGCGGCGGAGTTCCCCGACCGCGTCTTCGACGTCGGCATCGCCGAGCAGCACGCGGCCACCTCGGCCGCCGGGCTGGCCACGGGCGGACTGCACCCGGTGGTCGCGGTCTACGCGACCTTCCTGAACCGCGCCTTCGACCAGGTGCTGATGGACGTCGCCCTGCACCGCTGCGGTGTGACCTTCGTACTGGACCGGGCCGGGGTCACGGGTACCGACGGGGCGTCCCACAACGGCATGTGGGACATGTCGATCCTCCAGGTGGTGCCGGGCCTGCGGATCGCCGCGCCGCGCGACGCCGACCAGCTGCGCGCCCAGCTGCGCGAGGCCGTCGCCGTGGAGGACGCGCCCACGGTGCTGCGCTTCCCCAAGGAGACCGTGGGGGAGCCCCTGGAGGCGGTCGCCCGGATCGGCGGCATGGACGTGCTGAGCCGCCCGGCCGAGGGCCAGGAACCGGACATCCTGCTCGTCGCGGTGGGCGCGCTGGCCCCGGCCTGCCTGGCCGCGGCCGACCTGCTCGCCGGGCGCGGCATCGGCGTCACCGTCCTGGACCCGCGCTGGGTCAAGCCGGTGGACGCCGAGCTGCCCGCGCTGGCCGCCGGGCACCGGATGGTGGCGGTGGTCGAGGACAACGGGCAGACCGGCGGCGTCGGCGCCGCGGTCGGGCAGGCGCTGCGGGACGCCGGCGTGGACGTGCCGCTGCGCGGCCTCGCCATCCCGCAGCAGTTCCTGGCACACGCCAAGCGCGACGAGGTGCTGGCCGACATCGGCCTGACGCCCGCGGAGATCGCCGGGTCGATCGGGGCGTCGCTGGTCCGGCTGCGCGAGCGCCAGGCGGCGGAACAGGGCGCCCAGGACGCCGGTTCGGGCTCCGGGAAAGCCGGGCGCGCCGGGGGAGACCCGGCTGTGCCGGCCCCGGGCGGGCCCGCGCATACTGCGGTGAGCAGCAGAAACGTACGCGAGGAGCAGGTGAGCGAATGACATCCTCTGACGACGCGCCCGTCGAGGGCGCCCCCGAGCCGACCGGCGCCGGCGCGGCGGCCACGGCCACGGCGGACGGCCCGCCGGTCAAGGGGTTCGACCTGGCGACGCTGCTGGCCGAGCGCGGCGCGGACCGGTACGACCTGTACACCCGGCACCTCAACCACCAGCTGCCGCGGATGCTGCACACCATCGGCTTCGACCGCTTCTACGAGCGGGCCGAGGGCGCCCACTTCTGGGACGCCGAGGGCAACGACTACCTCGACATGCTCGCCGGGTTCGGCGTCATGGGCCTGGGCCGCCACCACCCGGTGGTCCGCAAGGCGCTCCACGACGTCCTGGACGCCGGGCTGCCGGACCTCACCCGGTTCGACTGCCAGCCGCTGCCCGGGCTGCTCGCCGAGCGCCTGCTGCCCCACAGCCCCCACCTGGACCGGGTGTTCTTCAGCAACAGCGGCGCCGAGGCCGTCGAGACCGCGCTGAAGTTCGCCCGCTACGCCACCGGCAAGTCGCGCGTCCTGTACTGCAAGCACTCCTTCCACGGCCTGACCACGGGCGCCCTGTCGGTCAACGGCGAGGCGGGCTTCCAGGACGGCTTCGCGCCGCTGCTGCCGGACACCGCCATCCCGATGGGCGACCTGGACGCGCTGGCGAAGGAGCTCAAGCGCGGAGACGTGGCCGCGCTCATCGTCGAGCCGGTGCAGGGCCACGGCGTCTACTTCTCGCCGCCCGGCTACATGGCCGCCGCACAGGAGCTGTTGCGCAAGCACAAGGCGCTGCTGATCTGCGACGAGGTGCAGACGGGCCTGGGCCGGACCGGAGAGTTCTACGCCTACCAGCACGAGGAGGGCGTCGAGCCGGACCTCGTCACCGTGGCCAAGGCGCTGTCCGGCGGCTACGTGCCGGTGGCGGCCACCCTCGGCAAGGACTGGATCTTCAAGAAGGTCTACTCCTCCATGGACCGGGTGCTGGTGCACTCCGCCAGCTTCGGCTCCAACGCCCAGGCGATGGCCGCGGGGCTCGCCACCCTGGCGGTGCTGGAGGACGAGCAGCTGGTGGCCAACTCCCGCCGGATGGGCGACCTCCTGCGCACCCGGCTGGCCGCCCTCGTCGACCGGTACGAGTTCCTCAAGGACGTGCGCGGGCGCGGCCTCATGGTGGCGATCGAGTTCGGCCGGCCCAAGTCGCTGGGCCTGCGCAGCCGCTGGACGATGCTCCAGGCCGCCCGCAAGGGCCTGTTCGCGCAGATGGTGGTCGTGCCGCTGCTCCAGCACCACCACATCCTCACCCAGGTCTCCGGCGACCACGTCGAGGTCATCAAGCTGATCCCGCCGCTGGTGGTGGACGAAGCCGACGTGGACCGGTTCGTGACCGCCTTCACCGCGGTGATGGACGACGCGCACAACGGCGGCGGCCTGATGTGGGACTTCGGCAAGACCCTGGTCAAGCAGGCGGTCGCCAACCGGTGAACCGGTCCGTCTCCCCCGCGGCGGCCCGCCGCGGGGGAGACGGGCTCAGCCCTCGGTGAGCAGCCGCTCCCGGAGCAGCTCGCGGCGCTCCGGGGAGAGCCCCAGGCCCTCGCGCAGGTAGCGGTCGACCGAGCCCCACTCCTCGTCGATGGTGGTGAAGGCCGCGCGCAGGTACTCGACGCGGGCCTCGAAGAGCGGGCTGAGCAGCTCCCACACGGCAGGGTCGATCGCGGTCCCGGTGCTGCCGTCGCCACGCACCACCCGGTAGCGGCGGTGCGGCGCGTTGGACTCCAGGTAGTCCGCCTCGATCGCCTCGCGGCGCACCCCCAGCGCCAGCAGGATGATCGCCATCGACGTGCCCGCCCGGTCCTTGCCGGCCGCGCAGTGCAGCAGCGCGGGTACCGCGGGGTCCGCCGGCTCGGCCAGCATCCTCAGCATCCGCCCGTGCTCGCCGGTGCGCTCCAGCACCAGCGCGCGGTAGGAGGCGGACATCCGGGCCGCGCCCTTGCCGTCCCCCAGCACGGCGGCGAGGGCCGTCAGGTCGCCGTCGCGCACCGTCCGCCAGAAGTCGGCGTTCCGCGCGGGATCGCTCAGCGGCATGTTCACGTTGCGGGTGCCCGGCAGCTCCCGGTCCGGCCCCTCCATGGCGATGTCGTCGGCGTTGCGGAAGTCGAAGACGGTGTGCAGGCCCAGGCCGGCCAGGAAGGCGGTGTCCGCCTCGGTGGCGTGGGCGAGGTGGCCGCTGCGGAAGAGCACCCCCGGCCGCACGCTGCGGCCGTCCACCGCGGGCAGTCCTCCGACGTCCCGGAAGTTGCGCACTCCGCTGAGCCGGGGTTCCTGGGGGCCGGTTCCGGCCGGCTGCCGCACGTCCTGCGTCACCGCTGCTCCTTCGTCCATCCGTACGTCTGTACGTCCGTCCGTACCTCGTGCCGGAGCGGGCCCGCCTCGGGGGAGGCCCCGGCGGGGCCGGTGCGGGCCCGCCTCGGGGAGGCCCCGGCGGGGCCGGTGCGCGGCCATCGCCGACACCGGCCACTGCCGACCCTACGGCAGGTCCGTCGGCGAAGCCGCGCCTCGCCCCGGCCGCGACCGGGCCGACCGGCTGGTGGGATGAATCACGTCCCGTCCGGCGTTCCTTACGGTCGCGTAGGTCGAGGCCGGAGGGGAACAATGGCGCGACGTGGCTGACGACATCCTGGCCGGCACTCCGGACCTCACCGACGAACCCGGCGCCCACGGCGCCTCCCCCTCCGGGACCCCCTCCTTCGGCTCGTACGCCGCCGTAGGGGACAGCTTCACGGAAGGTGTCGGTGACCCGGGCCCGAACGGGCTCTACGTCGGCTGGGCGGACCGGCTGGCGGCCGTACTGGCCGGGCAGGCCCCGCCCGGCGGGTTCCACTACGCCAACCTCGCCGTACGCGGCCGGCTGCTGGACCAGATCATCGCCGAGCAGGTCCCCCTCGCCGCCCGGTTCGCCCCCGACCTGGTGACCTTCTGCGCCGGCGGCAACGACATCCTGCGCCCCGGCAGCGACCCCGACGACCTGGCGGCGCGGTTCGAGGCGGCCGTGGCGTCGCTGCGGCGGCACGTCGGCACGGTCGTGGTCTCCACCGGCTTCGACACCCGCGGGGTGCCGGTACTGGGCCTGCTGCGCGGCAAGATCGCCACGTACAACGGCCACATCCGGGCGATCGCCGACCGCTACCAGTGCCCGGTGCTCGACCTGTGGTCGCTGCGCTCCCTGCGGGACCCGCGCGCCTGGAGCGAGGACCGGCTGCACCTGTCCGCGGAGGGGCACACCCGCGTCGCCCGGCTGGCCGCCCAGGCACTGGGGCTGCCCGGCCAGGCCGACCCGGACACGCCGTTCCCGCCGCGGCCGCGCCGGCTGCCGGCCCAGGTGCGCCGGGAGAACGTCCGCTGGGCCCGCGAGTACCTGGCGCCCTGGGTCGGCCGCCGACTGCGCGGGCGCTCCTCGGGTGACACGGTCCTGGCCAAGCGGCCCGCGCTGCTGCCCTTCACCGGGCTGGACACGGACGCGGCGGGCGCCGCGAAGAGAGCCGGGTGAGAACGGGGGAGCGCCGTCGGCGCCCGGAGCAGGGCCGGACCGCCGGGGCTGGGCGAGGGCCGGCCGCCGGGGCCCGCCCTATCCGCCTTGCCTGTCGTGGGTGCAGGTGTCAACAGGGCGCGCGGTGCAGGGCCAGTTCGGCCCACACCACGCGCCCTGACCCGTCCTCTGCGGGGTCGGAGCCCCAGGCCGCCGCCAGCACGCTCACCAAGAGCAGTCCCCGGCCGCCCTCATCATCGGTGTCGGCCGCGTACGGCACAGGGTCTCCGTCCCCGCTCCCCTGATCGGTCACCTCCACCCGCAGCACGGGACCGGCGTCATGCAGGGCGCAGGTGATCATTTCACTGTCGGTGTGCCGGACCGCGTTCGTGAACAGCTCGGTCACCACCAGACAGGCGTCGTCCCTCAGCTCCGCGTCCACGCCCCACTCCCGCAGCCGAGCTCTGATCCGCCCGCGGGCGTCCGCTACGGACGCTCCTTGCGCGGGCAGCCGGAACACATCGCGGCGGCCGGAGACGCCGACGCCGGACCGGCGTTCGTACCGGAGGGCGTCAGTTGAAGGAACCACCCCGCAACTATGAGGCTCGGCAGGGACACATGGCAAGGTCCGAAGTGTAATTTGCAGAATCAACAGAACATGCTGTCGGTCGACGTGACGTCGTGACACACTGCTTATCAGCCAAGGAAGTTGGAGGACAGCACGTGATGGACCCGCGGCCGGGTGGTGCTCCGACCGTCCTGCGCATGGTGCTCGGTAAACGCCTCCAGGATCTCCGGGAGAAGGCCGGCCTCAGCTTCGAGCAGGCAGGCAGGGCCCTCGACGTCACCCACGCCACCATCCGGCGGATGGAGAAGGCCGAGGTCGGCCTGAAGATCCCCTATGTGGAGAAGCTCCTCTCCACCTACGGGATCACCTCCTCCGAGGAGGTCAGCGGCTTCCTCGCCCTGTGCCGGGAGGCCAACCGCCCCGGCTGGTGGCACAACTTCCGCGACGTCCTGCCCGAGTGGTTCAGCGCCTTCGTCAGCCTTGAGGGCGAGGCGTCGGTGATCCGCGAGTACGAACCGCACTACGTGCCCGGCCTGCTGCAGACCACCGACTACGCCCGCTCCGTGCTGCGCGCCGGGCAGCCGAACGCGCCGGCCGAGGAGATCGAGCGGCAGACCGTCCTGCGGATCGAGCGGCAGGTCCTGCTGCGGCGCGAGCAGGCGCCGCTGCTGTGGGCGGTCATCGACGAGACGGTGCTGCGGCGCCAGATCGGCAGCCGCGCCGTCATGCGCGAGCAGTTGGGCGCCCTGATCGAGGCGACCGAGCGGCCCAACGTGCGCCTCCAGGTGCTCCCCTTCAGCACGGGGCCGCACCCCGCGATGTACGGGCCCTTCCACATCTTCCGGTTCCAGATCAAGGAGATCCCCGACATCGCCTACACCGAGAGCCTGGTCGGCGGTGCCTATTTCGACAACCGGGACGATGTCTCGACGTTCCTCGAAGCACTGGACCGGATGTGCGCGCAGGCCGCGCCCGCACAGAGCACGAAAGCCATCCTCGATGGCATGCGCAAGGAGATCTGAACCATGGATCGCGTCACCAACGACGGCATCTACAACGGGATGCCCTCCGCCGACCTCGGCGCCGAGGGTTGGCGGAAGCCGTGGAGCGGCGGCAACGGCGGCGCGTGCGTCGAGGCCAAGAAGCTCAACGACGGACGGGTGGCGCTGCGCCAGTCGACCGACCCGGACGGGCCGGCCCTGATCTACACCAACCACGAGATCACGACCTTCATCCAGGGCGCCAAGGAGGGCGCGGCCGACTTCCTCCTCGGCTGAGGCGACCGGCGCGGTCCAGGCGGTTGAGGCGGCTGCCTCCCCGGGCTGCTCCGGTTCACCGCCGTTGAACCCGGTCGCTCCGGGACCGGCCATGGGACCGGCCCTGGCTGACCCCGGTCGGGCCTGGTCGGCCCCGGTTCATCGCACGCGGTTCGTCGGCCCTCCGCGGGCACGGCCCGGCCGTGGACCGGGCGGGCCCGGCCGGTTCTGCCCGGGAAGCCACGGTTTCCGACCGCTGCCGGACCGCTGCCGGACCGTCGCCGGATGCCCGGATGCCCGGATGCCCGGATGCCCGGATGCCCGGATGCCCGGATGCCCGGATGCCCGGGCTCCCGGGCGGACGATCAGCGCAGCGCGGCCGTCGTGACGGTGACCCCGTCCAGGGACGCGGCGAAGTCCGCCCCCAGCGCCCGCGAGGGCGTCTGGAAGCCGACGGGCAGGCCGTCGAGCAGCGGCATGATCCGCGTCACCGAGTCCGCCGTCAGGCTGTAGGGACTGGGGCCGGTCAGCGTCGCGGTGACCGTGTTGCCCGCCGCGTCCCGGGCCCGGCCCCACACCTCGCACCGCCCGGAGGCCAGCGCCCGCTCGCCCGGACCGCGCACCAGCCGCCCCACCGCTCCGGCCACCGCGTCGCGCAGCGGGCCGAGCCGCAGGACCCGGCTGGTGGCCACCGCCGGAGCGGGCACCGCGGTGTAGGTGGTGACGTCCGGGATGCCCGTGGAGTGGTAGGCCGTGCTCACGTCACCCCACGGCACCGACACCACCGTGCGAGGCCCCGACGGGAAGGCCGCCCGCACCTGCCGCGAGCCGACCGGCACCACCCGGATCTCCCCGCCGGTCCTGATCCGGCCGCCGTCCGCCGCCCCGGCCAGCACGGTGCGGGCGGTCCCGGGGCTCACCCCGTTGCCGACCAGGAAGGCCAGGTCCAGCTGCGTGGCGTCCGGCAGCCGCTCGGCCAGCAGCGCCGCCACGCAGTCGGTCGCCACCACGTCGAAGCCCGCACCCGGCAGCAGCGCCGTGCCGGCCGCCGCGGCCCGGGGCCCGAACGCGTGCAGCGCCTCGAAGACCTCGATCTCGCCCGTGATGTCCAGATACGGCACACCGGTGTCCGCACACGCCTGCGCCATCGGCAGCGCCGTGCGGCTGAACGGCCCCGCGCAGT from Actinacidiphila yeochonensis CN732 encodes the following:
- a CDS encoding DUF397 domain-containing protein — its product is MDRVTNDGIYNGMPSADLGAEGWRKPWSGGNGGACVEAKKLNDGRVALRQSTDPDGPALIYTNHEITTFIQGAKEGAADFLLG
- a CDS encoding saccharopine dehydrogenase family protein, coding for MTWLLYGATGYTGRLIARRAVERGQRPVLAGRDAAKLLPLAAELGLEHRVFPLTDQAALRRGVRGASGVAHCAGPFSRTALPMAQACADTGVPYLDITGEIEVFEALHAFGPRAAAAGTALLPGAGFDVVATDCVAALLAERLPDATQLDLAFLVGNGVSPGTARTVLAGAADGGRIRTGGEIRVVPVGSRQVRAAFPSGPRTVVSVPWGDVSTAYHSTGIPDVTTYTAVPAPAVATSRVLRLGPLRDAVAGAVGRLVRGPGERALASGRCEVWGRARDAAGNTVTATLTGPSPYSLTADSVTRIMPLLDGLPVGFQTPSRALGADFAASLDGVTVTTAALR